Within Epilithonimonas zeae, the genomic segment AAGTGATTCTGCAGCAAGTTGTGTGCCTTCTGTCCCTTCTGTGGCTTGTTCTACGCCTGTTGCTTTGGAATGGGATGAAGCTTTCAAAAAAATGAACGATCCAAGCGGAAGAGCAGTGAAAGTTCACGAGACGGCTTATTAGAAATTATTTAAACTAACTATACTAACTACAAAGGAAAACCACAAGCCTAGGCTTGTGGTTTTTTGTTTATTGTAATTTAATTAAACCTTAAGATAATAAACACTCAACAAACTTTATATAATAATCTTAAAAAAACGGATAAAGAAAACCACAAACTTAAGCTTGTGGTTTTTGATTTTTTAATTGTAATTGTTTGGCTCGTTTTTTCCGTCTGTTGGAAATGACTTCTGTTATTTTTCCGCCAATCCAGGAGAATGGGAAGAAAATCAGGAAGATGGATATTTTGTAAAAAACAGGATGGTAAGGATAAATAATAATATCCAGCATCGCAATGAACAACATGATGAAGCCTATCAAAATAGCATAAGCTACTTTGGCATATTTCACAATCATTGCGGTTACCACACCACCGAAGGTCACGCCCAATCCACCAAAAAACAAAAGTGCTATATAAAAAGAATCTTTGCCTTGGACAGACTGCAAGAGCAATTCCCAATGACTAAAAGGTGCAAACTGCTTATAGGTGATCCACGAGGAGTCTATCTTTACCCCAAGTGTGATAATGAGAGCGGCTACCGTAAGACCAGCCAAAACACCTAATGTATTCCTAAGAAAGTTCATCTAGTCTTTGTAAGCAATCATAGAGATTTCTACATCCACATTTTTTGGAAGACAAGACACCTGCACGGTTTCTCTCGCCGGAAATTGATCATTATTAAAATAAGAAGCATAGATCTCATTTACTACTGCAAAATCATCCATATTTTTAAGAAAGATAGAAGCTTTCACAGCATTATCAAAATTCATATCAGCGGCTGTCAAAATCGCTTTCAGGTTTTTCATCACCTGGTGTGTTTCCTTATCAATACCTTCTACCAGCTTTCCAGTTTCCGGATCTACAGGAATCTGACCAGAGATATACAAGGTTCCGTTGACTAAAGTTGCTTGCGAGTAAGGTCCGATAGCAGCCGGAGCGTCTGATGTATGAATGATTGTTTTCATTTCGAGAGTTAAATTTTTACAAAACTATATAAATTAGATGGAAGTTGGAAGCCGGAGGTGAGAAGATTTCCTGATTATGATTAAATAATTTGCAAATGCGACTCTTCTAACTTCAGTTTTTATTTTTCGTTTTTTAAAAAGTACTGTTAGGTTGTGTGAAACTTCTTTCTTTATATTTCACCGCATCTTTCAGGATATTGGCTTT encodes:
- a CDS encoding RidA family protein, producing the protein MKTIIHTSDAPAAIGPYSQATLVNGTLYISGQIPVDPETGKLVEGIDKETHQVMKNLKAILTAADMNFDNAVKASIFLKNMDDFAVVNEIYASYFNNDQFPARETVQVSCLPKNVDVEISMIAYKD